The DNA region CCGGGCGGTGGGAACGGCAACGGTCCGGCAACCGGCCGCGAGCAGCGCGGCCAGCAGGATGCGGCCGCTCTTCCGGGTCACGGCGAAGGCGGGGCGGGAGTGTGGGAGACGGGGCGTTCGGCGCGCAGCAACGCGATCGCGTGCTTGTAGATCATCTCCTCGACCCCGGAGATCTCGACGACGATCGCGAACTTGTCGAACCGCTTGAGGCGCCCGATGCGGGTTTCCCCGTTGAT from Thermoanaerobaculia bacterium includes:
- a CDS encoding RNA chaperone Hfq; translation: MNKAPINVQDSFFFALRHEEIAVEVRLINGETRIGRLKRFDKFAIVVEISGVEEMIYKHAIALLRAERPVSHTPAPPSP